One region of Neorhodopirellula lusitana genomic DNA includes:
- a CDS encoding helix-turn-helix transcriptional regulator encodes MARNEQLIRQHKLLQLLEFSRFGRTVEELRGDLVADLGLTTLHGRTVRRDIEALQAAGYDIQNEQVERGKVYKLGRNHTAVHEIAFSATELIALAIGRELLTPLMGTQYWQGIETFWNKVQEAIPEGVYEHYERYRRVLYVSGTPSKTYAAQSGMLKTITRCILEHRVVEIQYKSIGREASQRRIEPYALAVHQSSIYVIAAAPEVADASERLRNWKLDRFQQATVTDDYFKPDPKVDLAKFLSKSIGIFSGETSTEVKIRVGPRSASYLKEDPWHPDQTLEPTEQVAEGETPDPNADQILTVPASHPRELLPKVLALGADAEVISPPEYREAVASVIKTLAQKYQ; translated from the coding sequence GTGGCTCGAAACGAACAACTGATTCGCCAGCACAAACTTCTACAGTTGCTGGAGTTTTCTCGCTTTGGACGCACCGTCGAAGAACTGCGAGGTGATCTCGTTGCGGATCTAGGCCTCACGACCTTGCACGGCCGCACCGTTCGCCGTGACATCGAAGCGTTACAAGCCGCTGGATACGACATCCAGAACGAGCAGGTCGAACGCGGCAAGGTCTACAAGCTTGGGCGCAACCATACCGCCGTTCATGAGATCGCGTTCTCAGCCACCGAACTGATCGCCTTGGCGATCGGTCGCGAACTGCTGACACCCTTGATGGGAACCCAGTACTGGCAAGGGATCGAGACGTTCTGGAACAAGGTCCAGGAAGCCATCCCCGAAGGCGTCTACGAGCATTACGAGCGGTATCGCCGCGTGCTGTATGTTTCCGGCACACCGTCCAAAACGTATGCCGCCCAGTCGGGCATGTTGAAGACGATCACACGCTGCATTTTGGAACACCGCGTCGTTGAAATTCAGTACAAGTCGATTGGACGCGAAGCAAGCCAACGCCGCATTGAACCGTACGCCTTGGCGGTTCACCAAAGCAGTATCTACGTCATCGCAGCCGCGCCGGAAGTGGCCGACGCTTCGGAACGTCTACGCAATTGGAAGCTAGACCGCTTTCAACAAGCCACCGTCACGGACGACTACTTCAAGCCAGATCCCAAAGTGGATCTAGCGAAGTTCTTATCCAAAAGCATCGGCATCTTCTCCGGCGAGACATCCACCGAGGTCAAGATCCGTGTCGGCCCCCGATCCGCGTCCTATTTGAAAGAGGACCCTTGGCACCCCGACCAAACGCTGGAACCCACCGAGCAGGTCGCCGAAGGCGAAACGCCAGATCCAAACGCGGATCAAATCCTGACCGTGCCCGCCTCCCACCCCCGCGAGCTCCTACCCAAAGTGCTAGCACTGGGCGCCGACGCAGAAGTCATCTCACCACCGGAGTACCGCGAGGCGGTCGCATCAGTAATCAAAACGCTCGCTCAAAAGTACCAATAA
- the rsfS gene encoding ribosome silencing factor produces MTDQPPNSTPESTPESTPSPESPKAKKGKQPNQMEQPSRAIRPHGIEEARKIATEAARVALENNGHDVLVLDISGQSAEFDFFVISTGTSRRQLHAISEQIDDALEKGMGDRRMGIEGYQESSWIVLDYGSLVVHLFDETTREYYDLESLWADGKRIPLEDLGLTPND; encoded by the coding sequence CGACACCAGAATCAACGCCCTCGCCCGAGTCGCCCAAAGCGAAGAAAGGCAAGCAACCCAACCAGATGGAACAACCCAGCCGGGCAATCCGTCCCCACGGAATCGAGGAAGCTCGCAAGATCGCTACCGAGGCCGCTCGTGTTGCCTTGGAAAACAATGGGCACGATGTACTCGTTCTGGACATCAGCGGCCAATCAGCCGAGTTTGATTTCTTTGTCATCTCGACCGGAACCAGCCGCCGGCAACTGCACGCAATCAGTGAACAGATCGACGATGCCTTGGAAAAAGGCATGGGCGATCGCCGCATGGGAATCGAAGGTTACCAAGAAAGTAGCTGGATCGTGCTCGACTACGGTAGCTTGGTCGTCCACCTATTCGATGAAACCACCCGCGAGTATTACGACCTCGAATCGCTATGGGCCGACGGCAAACGTATCCCGCTGGAAGACCTCGGGTTAACACCCAACGACTGA
- the argS gene encoding arginine--tRNA ligase yields the protein MNLSTTLRDHFFSAISKLTEDADQYAGMIRPAADTKFGDYQSNAAMPLAKRLGKPPRDVATTLVDSLSLDEICEAPDVAGPGFINLKLRGSFLNQTLCEMLGDERVGVRKVEQPSKIIIDYSSPNVAKPMHVGHIRSTVIGDALSRLHRFVGHDVITDNHLGDWGTQFGIIIYGYKHFGDPDKVAANPVPELSSLYRLTNQLIEYHKAKASLAGLDAKLDEAKTNAEAEAKLAEQAAANEKLSAKEKKKARKSADSAVRRIDSVKADIESAQAKVAAVDSDPVLAKAASEHPGVAEAVLRETAKLHEGDAENRALWEKFLPHCKDEINRIYDRLGVTFDHVLGESFYHDRLPVVVETLDKLGLTTKSDGAVCVFMDGFDSPMIIQKRDGAYLYATTDLATLQYRQEIFGPDEILYVVDSRQSEHFEKFFSMAGPMGMDGIKLVHVNFGTVLGADGRPMKTRSGSLIGLESLLDEAVAAAKEVVCNPERLATMDPPMDEAEQNHIAEIVGIGAIKYADLSHHRTSDYRFDVKKMVALEGNTATYIQYSYARTQSILRRVAKEIQTDDIAKWAVDTTNTENFELREDAERALAISLLRFEEAIAGAITGQAPNQMSDYLYETAKTYSTFNEACRVLGNTDPVVLHTRVALVLLTGRVLKQGLELLNIGVIDRM from the coding sequence ATGAACCTATCGACCACTCTACGCGACCATTTCTTTTCCGCGATCTCCAAACTCACCGAAGACGCGGATCAATACGCCGGCATGATTCGGCCCGCCGCGGATACCAAGTTTGGTGACTATCAATCCAACGCCGCCATGCCGTTAGCCAAGCGTTTAGGCAAACCGCCACGCGACGTGGCAACGACGCTGGTGGACTCACTCAGCCTGGATGAGATTTGTGAAGCACCCGACGTCGCCGGTCCGGGGTTCATTAACCTGAAACTGCGTGGCTCGTTCTTGAACCAAACCCTATGCGAAATGCTGGGTGACGAACGAGTCGGCGTTCGCAAGGTAGAACAACCGTCGAAAATCATCATCGACTATTCCTCGCCCAATGTTGCGAAACCGATGCACGTCGGGCACATTCGGTCGACCGTGATCGGCGATGCGCTCTCGCGTCTGCACCGCTTTGTCGGTCACGACGTGATCACGGACAACCACCTCGGTGACTGGGGAACGCAATTCGGGATCATCATTTATGGCTACAAACACTTCGGTGATCCTGACAAAGTCGCGGCTAATCCGGTGCCGGAACTGTCCAGCCTCTACCGGCTAACCAACCAGCTCATTGAATATCACAAGGCGAAAGCCTCCCTCGCGGGACTCGATGCGAAACTGGACGAAGCCAAGACCAACGCGGAAGCTGAAGCAAAACTAGCCGAGCAAGCGGCCGCAAATGAAAAGCTGTCTGCCAAGGAAAAGAAAAAGGCTCGCAAGTCAGCCGACTCGGCTGTGCGTCGGATCGATTCCGTCAAAGCTGACATCGAATCCGCTCAAGCGAAAGTGGCCGCCGTCGACAGTGATCCGGTTCTGGCCAAAGCCGCCTCGGAACACCCCGGTGTCGCCGAAGCCGTCTTGCGAGAAACTGCCAAGCTTCATGAGGGCGATGCTGAAAACCGAGCCCTGTGGGAAAAGTTCTTGCCACATTGCAAGGATGAAATCAATCGTATCTACGATCGCTTAGGAGTCACGTTTGACCATGTCCTGGGTGAAAGCTTCTATCACGACCGCCTTCCAGTCGTCGTCGAGACACTCGATAAGCTTGGCCTGACCACCAAAAGCGATGGTGCGGTTTGTGTCTTCATGGACGGCTTTGATAGCCCCATGATCATTCAAAAACGTGATGGTGCCTACTTATATGCCACCACCGACTTAGCAACCTTACAATATCGCCAAGAGATCTTTGGGCCCGACGAGATTCTTTATGTCGTGGATTCACGTCAAAGCGAACACTTTGAAAAGTTTTTCTCAATGGCCGGCCCGATGGGCATGGATGGGATCAAACTGGTTCACGTGAACTTCGGCACCGTGTTGGGGGCTGACGGACGCCCCATGAAAACTCGTAGTGGCTCGCTAATCGGCCTGGAAAGCTTGCTCGACGAAGCGGTCGCCGCTGCCAAGGAAGTCGTCTGCAACCCCGAACGACTTGCCACCATGGATCCGCCCATGGACGAGGCGGAACAGAACCATATCGCTGAAATCGTCGGGATCGGCGCGATTAAGTACGCCGACCTATCACACCACCGAACCAGCGACTATCGCTTCGATGTCAAGAAGATGGTCGCGTTAGAGGGGAATACGGCGACTTACATTCAGTATTCTTATGCTCGCACGCAAAGCATCTTAAGGCGTGTCGCCAAAGAAATCCAAACGGATGACATTGCCAAATGGGCCGTTGATACCACCAATACAGAAAACTTTGAGCTTCGTGAAGACGCCGAACGCGCTCTCGCGATTTCACTCTTAAGGTTCGAAGAAGCGATTGCGGGTGCCATTACAGGCCAAGCCCCGAACCAAATGAGTGATTACCTGTACGAAACGGCAAAAACCTACAGCACGTTCAATGAAGCGTGCCGTGTACTAGGGAACACCGATCCTGTTGTCTTACACACTAGGGTTGCATTAGTCCTATTAACCGGACGTGTGCTCAAGCAAGGACTCGAACTTCTTAATATCGGCGTCATCGACCGAATGTAA
- the uvrA gene encoding excinuclease ABC subunit UvrA has translation MKTPIRIRGARVHNLKNLDVDIPRDAITVITGVSGSGKSSLAFDTLFAEGQRQYIDTLSTYARQYLDAIPRPDVDLIDGLAPTLSIDQKSGSQSARSTVATVTEIYDYLRLLYARVGTPHCTQCGSAISTQTVDAIVETLLALPERTKLTLMSPMVRGRKGAHADVLDKIASQGLVRARVDGEVHLLEDVPPLAVRKNHTIEAVVDRIVLKEGIDSRLDESTRLAVRLSGGMCSVIIQSPGSDEETKLFSTAMACVECGASFEELEPRTFSFNSPYGACPTCDGLGKLVVETRDKSKAFRICPECEGGRLCAAALAVSVQGKSINQVAAMPLVGLPEWMGAITEGMSQLNQRVANPICGEVIRRVEFLLRVGVDYLTLDRSADTLSGGELQRIRLATCIGSGLVSVCYVLDEPSIGLHPADHDRLLAAIAELKSQGNTIVIVEHDEDTMRAADFLIDIGPGAGTHGGQLIAQGTPDEVAANPDSPTGQYLSGEHAVGLDRPRRVPKRGHRLRLEGASLHNLQNVKLDLPLGMLVGISGVSGSGKSSLVVDTLYPALAAKLGLVAPTPGPHRKLTGADKLDKLVPIDQSPIGRTARSCPATYAGVLDPIRNVFAATRAAKTLGFKAARFSFNSAAGRCDVCKGIGFERIEMNFLSDLLIECSRCGGKRFNRQTLQVRFKGATIADVLAMTIEAAQEFFENVPKVHHLLSSLVDVGLGYVTLGQSSTTLSGGEAQRIKLATELARPGTGQTLYLLDEPTTGLHFSDVQRLLVVLDRLVEAGNTVVVIEHQSDLLAACDWLVDMGPGGGDRGGQIIAAGSPELVADTEDSLTGRFLRPRLANRSS, from the coding sequence GTGGACTTGATCGATGGGTTGGCACCGACACTATCGATCGACCAAAAAAGTGGTTCTCAATCCGCTCGCAGCACCGTGGCCACGGTCACCGAAATCTATGACTACCTGCGTTTGCTATACGCGCGAGTGGGCACGCCGCACTGTACCCAATGCGGTAGTGCGATCAGTACGCAAACAGTCGATGCGATCGTCGAGACGTTGTTGGCGTTGCCCGAACGCACGAAGTTGACTTTGATGAGTCCGATGGTGCGTGGTCGCAAAGGGGCGCATGCGGACGTGTTGGACAAGATTGCTTCGCAAGGTTTGGTGCGGGCTCGTGTGGATGGCGAGGTGCACTTGCTTGAGGATGTTCCGCCGCTGGCGGTCCGCAAGAACCATACGATCGAGGCGGTGGTGGACCGGATCGTATTGAAGGAGGGAATTGATTCTCGCTTGGACGAGTCGACTCGTTTGGCGGTGCGACTTTCCGGTGGAATGTGTTCGGTGATCATTCAGTCACCCGGCTCGGACGAAGAGACCAAGCTGTTCAGCACCGCGATGGCTTGCGTGGAATGTGGTGCCAGTTTTGAGGAGTTGGAGCCGCGGACGTTTAGCTTCAACAGTCCCTATGGTGCTTGCCCGACTTGTGATGGGCTGGGGAAGCTTGTCGTGGAAACGCGGGACAAGTCCAAGGCGTTTCGAATTTGTCCGGAATGTGAGGGCGGGCGGTTATGTGCCGCCGCGTTGGCGGTGTCGGTTCAAGGGAAATCGATTAACCAGGTGGCTGCGATGCCGTTGGTTGGGTTGCCGGAGTGGATGGGGGCAATCACAGAAGGGATGTCGCAGCTGAACCAGCGGGTGGCGAATCCGATTTGCGGCGAAGTGATTCGGCGTGTTGAGTTCTTGTTGCGTGTGGGCGTCGACTATTTAACGTTGGACCGATCGGCGGACACGCTCAGTGGTGGGGAACTGCAGCGCATTCGTTTGGCAACTTGCATCGGCAGCGGTTTGGTCAGCGTGTGTTATGTACTGGATGAGCCATCGATTGGCCTGCATCCGGCGGATCACGACCGGTTGCTTGCAGCGATCGCGGAGCTGAAGTCACAAGGCAATACGATCGTGATCGTTGAGCACGATGAAGACACCATGCGCGCGGCGGACTTCTTGATTGACATTGGTCCGGGTGCGGGGACGCACGGTGGCCAATTGATTGCCCAGGGGACGCCGGACGAGGTGGCTGCCAATCCCGATAGCCCGACGGGCCAGTACTTGTCGGGCGAGCATGCGGTGGGGCTGGATCGGCCTCGCCGCGTGCCTAAACGTGGGCATCGTTTGCGACTGGAGGGGGCATCGCTGCATAACCTTCAGAACGTCAAGCTCGACTTGCCGTTGGGAATGTTGGTGGGGATCAGTGGAGTGTCGGGAAGCGGGAAGAGTTCGCTGGTGGTGGACACCCTGTACCCGGCGTTGGCGGCAAAGCTAGGGTTGGTGGCACCGACGCCAGGGCCTCATCGAAAGCTCACCGGCGCGGATAAATTGGACAAGTTGGTTCCCATCGATCAATCGCCGATCGGTCGAACCGCTCGGTCTTGCCCGGCAACCTATGCCGGCGTCCTGGATCCGATTCGGAATGTATTCGCAGCGACACGTGCCGCCAAGACGTTGGGATTCAAGGCTGCTCGATTCAGTTTCAATTCCGCTGCGGGCCGGTGCGATGTTTGCAAAGGGATTGGGTTCGAGCGGATTGAGATGAACTTCTTGAGCGATCTGTTGATTGAGTGTTCGCGGTGTGGCGGCAAGCGATTCAATCGGCAAACATTGCAGGTGCGTTTCAAAGGAGCCACGATCGCGGATGTGCTGGCGATGACAATCGAAGCGGCGCAGGAGTTCTTTGAGAACGTGCCCAAGGTGCACCATTTGTTGTCATCGCTGGTCGATGTTGGGTTGGGTTACGTGACCCTGGGCCAGTCCAGTACCACGTTGAGTGGTGGCGAAGCACAGCGAATCAAGTTGGCGACGGAATTGGCGCGGCCGGGAACGGGCCAGACCTTGTACCTGTTGGATGAGCCGACGACGGGATTGCACTTTTCGGATGTGCAGCGGTTGTTGGTGGTGCTGGATCGTTTGGTGGAGGCGGGGAACACGGTCGTCGTGATTGAACATCAATCCGACTTGTTGGCCGCCTGTGATTGGCTGGTCGACATGGGGCCGGGTGGTGGCGACCGCGGCGGTCAGATCATCGCGGCAGGAAGCCCAGAGCTGGTGGCCGACACGGAGGATTCATTGACAGGACGGTTCTTACGACCGCGGTTGGCGAACCGGTCGAGCTAG